The stretch of DNA attatcaaaatgTTGAAGAGTATCATTATGAATTCTATTATCCATCATATGAGTATGATATATCATCAcatttccatattttttttgattatttcttatattatattttattatatttttttcatttttgtcttttgcatttaataaattcattggagttttataacatttgtacattttttttttttttaaataaaataatttataattttcattgagaattttttttttaatccattttttttgaacttcattattatataacatattattttttattaacttttgaatatatttttttcttttcttttgtatatttgaaatattctttttatttattaaatattttaatatgtaatttttatgtatatatttatattttctttcttctttGAAATATAACTGATTTTTTTGACTTTCACAGAATTTTGTCTTcatatgatatttattattatatttcatttttttttcattgtttatatttttcttatccttatttcttattttatatgtatcacATTtgatatcattataattatcattgtCATTGTCATCATTTTGATAATAtccatttttttgtataacttttttttcactccttatatttttacttaaacgacacatattattatgcaatctaatattttttttattacattttaattttttatctgTAGTACtgtcatttgtattatttaatataatctttttctttttatttttattaaaatgtggtatgatatattcatttttctcACAATATTGtgtaaacaaaatattttcttcattcacagtttttataatattcatttcattctcttttttgttaatatattttttttttttttttgttttttttgtttttttttttggcttGTATATTTCTGATGCccacaaatatatacattcatCATGTTTCTGATTATTTTTGATGTCTCTACATTTTAATTGCATATCTATATCTTTCTTATCATTTATGATAGTCTCacacatttttatatcattacaaCTTAtgatattttctttatcttcatGTTTGTAAGTAATACAgatgtctttttttttatttttcatgtaatggtttatatatgtttcatcCTCATTTAATAAAGGAATAGTATGAACAtatcttttattatcatcatttaattttttatttccattTGATTGTTTCACACAAGAAGAATAATATCCATTGCTTTCatttttagaaaataaaaatgcatTACAAGGATTTTCATTACCATCTAcaacattattataaagtATATTGGACATATGACAATTTTCTTTCGatttattcatttcataTGTTTCTAAATTTGTATCCaatcttttaatattattattattattatataacttTTTGTTTTCATCGTCTTGAAAAAAAGATGatgattttattatttctgaatctaaagatattaaaaataaattatcactagtattaaaaaataattctttatcCATTAATGAAAGCTGTTTTggattctttttttctttttttttatcatcaataAATTCatcactatttttttttatcatcatcatattattattattattactattattattaatattactgttatatatttttctataatcAATAAAATCATTACTGTAACACATTTTTAATCTAAAATCATTTGTAATAAATAAtggattatattttttgagttcatttatattatttaaacttacacatcttcttttattttttatattattataaaattcttctttatcatcacaataattattatcattatatataaataattttttatcaaatgaATGATTctctttaaaaatatttttatttttctcatcTTCTAACTCATCTTCTAACTCATCTTCATATTCTTTctctctctttttttttatattattatttttattgaatggatatatatttccttcaTCTTGtgtcaaatatattatactttttttgGTACCTCCATTTTCATCTTGGTTATTTGTTCTTCTACATTTCAATTCACTCTGTCTTCCTTCTATAGTGAAGAAATAACTATTTGCAAAATTATTTCTATcagtattttcatttttaatttctttattttttattattttactgGTATAACAATTTGTTATACACTTTTTATGATATGGTATTATAAGTTCATTCCTTTTATGTGCTATCCACAATTTTATAACATTgtcattttttgtttttaatttcatattCTTTATGTTATCgacaaataaattattcttctttgtatttttatattttccatttttatcTACACATATTTTAGATAGTGTATCTATGGATATATCCTTCAACTTTTGAACATGGTccttatctttttttttgataacattttgtttttttatatatttacaaggACATGTGCTATTGACATTTTTGTGAgtatccatattttttttctcattgcatattaatttcttttttgttggatattttgaattatttgatttatttcttattattacattttttttatataataacttattttttaaattaatgttatttatattatgagaTTCATTGTACATATAatcattaataatattatttttaatactttttattttctttttttcatcgTTCAAATATTTACAATTAAAATTACTCTTTTGTAGACACAAGTGTTTATTCTTTgttgtatatttttccttACAATTTGGTTTGCTTAATATATCAACACCTTTGTAACTACtactattataataattattattattattacatttcatttgattatcattattgtatatattcttattcttagaatgataattattcataCTGATATCCATTTTATCATCACAGACGTGTGGTttctttcttattattattttttttttttttatatccatACCACCTATTCTCTTTTGatttatagaaatattattatttaatagaaaataattcgaacatattttatcatttttgtcTACTACCTTACATGATGCATGTTTATTATAAGCATCTCTTTTTATCTTATGATCTAATGgagaatatttataaataggATTATTcacaatattatttttatttattgtacttttttttttcttataattttttatgttatcttttttttttttttccatacaACTAGGATATTTCAACAATTTCATGACCTTACTATGTTTAGCGTTAAGGACACAAGGAgtcttatattttatcaatccgtttatttctttattcatatatttattcatatatttattcatatatttattcttatctctatatatatcttcctttttttttctcaccCCATCTActacaataatattatcattactttTTATTCTTTGGAGAGCTCCTTTTTTAATCTTCCcttcttcatcattttttattttcttactGACTTTCTTTTTAGGGTCAACCCCTTCTTCTTTAAccttaaaattaattatagaaCGTTTGAAagtttgtattatttttttatcgtttatgttataattattttttttgtatgcatacatttatatataaaacaaaaaaaaaacaaaataaaataaaaataattaagtcaatgaatataaataatacatttatatatatagacaccatatatttacattaaaaaaaaaaaaatagacctttatatattaacacttttttttttttttaaagggctataaaaattgttatataataatattttgcaTATGacaatatttcttttttttttttttgtaaactTTTATAagacttatatatatatatatattaagaaaacATTTTTACATtcttaaaaacaaaaatataagatttacacaaaaaataaaacaaagaaaaaaaaaaaaaaaaaatataaatatatataaaaatatatatgtatattaatatatttatgtagaaggaaaaatataaaaatataaatatatttatatatttatatattgtttatgcATACAcaaattttttacattttaaaaaataaagaaaatatatatattatatatatatattgtgaaaatatttatataataatatatatattatagagaACAAATATTAGGGAAGCATgcaatgtttatatatatgtatatatatatttatttattttaatttattttttaatgcaTATGTCGTTCCCTCTAacgtattaaatatattgcatatatatatatatataatataaatatatattatattataatatatttgaaatatgGTAGcctttcatatattatttataaacaaataaaatatgtcagtattatataataaatattgaataaaaaatatatatatatatatatatatatatatatattaaatatatattataatacttTTTACCCTTTTATTGTACCTTACAGGAtgaagggaaaaaaaaaaaaaaaaaaaaaaaaaaaaaaatatatacattcctaaatatttttaacatttaatcatacatataatatatatatatatacatatatatatttatatatatatataataatttttaatgttaaaaaatgaaaagtacgaatgagaatataaaaaataatgagaaAATATCTGGGGTAGAAGAAAATGaacaacataataataatatagtaccattttatttatctaaTTTATTAACAAATCCATCTAATCCTGTTGTATTTATGGATATAAATTTAGGAAATCATTTTTTAGGAAAATTCAAATTTGAATTATTTCAAAACATTGTTCCAAGAACAAGCGAAAATTTTAGAAAGTTCTGTACAGGTgaacataaaataaacaacTTACCAGtaggatataaaaatacaacaTTTCATAGAGTTATTAAAGATTTTATGATTCAAGGAGGAGATTTTGTTAATTATAATGGTAGTGGATGTGTAAGTATATATGGTGAACATtttgatgatgaaaattttGATATTAAACATGATAAAGAAGGACTTTTAAGTATGGCAAATACAGGACCTAATACAAATGGATGccaattttttattaccaCCAAAAAATGTGAATGGCTAGATGGGAAAAATGTAGTCTTTGGTAGAATTATTGATAATGATTctctaattttattaaaaaaaattgaaaatgtATCAGTCActccatatatttataaaccaAAAATTGCAATCAATATAGTGGAGTGCggagaattataaaaaaaaaaaatatatatatatatattaaaatttttttttttttttttttttttttttttttttttttttttttttttttttttgtttgacTGTTTTTAATcgtattattttaattttatatgtttcaaattataattatttatatatatatatatatggtgaacttattaaaatttttttttaacaaatgtttcaaaatatttcaatttcaaatatttttgcACTAAACatagggaaaaaaaaaaaaaaaaaatagtatatgttatataataaaaaaggagtgaaggaaatatatacatatgtataatatatatatatgtatacaattcacaatatacaaaaaacaaaactTAGTCATAAAAACacttaacatatatatataatatatatgataccaaaaaaaaaaaaaaaaaattataattaatttatatatatatatatatatatatatatatatatatatatatacatatatacatataatacatatatttttatttaaaaaaaaaaaaaaaaagttctgtttaatattaattattaaacCATTCTTTGGCCTTTAAAAAAACTTCATTACCAGCTGCGACAATATTTGATATTCCTTCCTTTGCTGATACTTTTAGATCTTGTAAATTTTGTACAGTTTGCTCATCTAAATTCCATactccttttttattatttacattcttattaaaatattgatCAGATGATATACTATCCGCTATATGGACATTTGACATAACATGTTCATTGCGGGGCATTTCATCATAAAAGTATTGATCAGAACGTATACTTTTACAatctttaaatttatttaatttagaATCTGTAGTTACATTGAAATTGTTATTGCTAAAactgtttttattattataaccataactattattattattattattattgttgttgaaATAATTGTTTGGATTAGACATTCTATTACCATATACATTATGCTGATTATCCATATAATGCTCATTATTATGCGCATAcatattgttataattattattgttattgtaTATACTTCCTCTTAAACCTTCCaaattattttgttgttCTTTTTGATTAGttccatataattttaaagaattatCTAAATTT from Plasmodium sp. gorilla clade G2 genome assembly, chromosome: 8 encodes:
- a CDS encoding peptidyl-prolyl cis-trans isomerase produces the protein MKSTNENIKNNEKISGVEENEQHNNNIVPFYLSNLLTNPSNPVVFMDINLGNHFLGKFKFELFQNIVPRTSENFRKFCTGEHKINNLPVGYKNTTFHRVIKDFMIQGGDFVNYNGSGCVSIYGEHFDDENFDIKHDKEGLLSMANTGPNTNGCQFFITTKKCEWLDGKNVVFGRIIDNDSLILLKKIENVSVTPYIYKPKIAINIVECGEL